From one Mytilus edulis chromosome 1, xbMytEdul2.2, whole genome shotgun sequence genomic stretch:
- the LOC139519379 gene encoding scavenger receptor class F member 2-like yields the protein MPNHNVITVLILWGTWITVHAVTDYSEQPENQTLFGKISGRTCYPGWTGHNCTKECPEGSYGMNCAFNCSIHCVYKMCNPKSGNCTYGCEYGWSGVFCDDDILTPEELKEQAIIMFFEFIGGIMGFYLLQIGIIKYRSLHLGCCCCCIYCPCNRDKLERKRRLMRKLKEQQESTFIVEMEPLKVQCNNKCSSSSQRIVHVV from the exons CCGTGACTGACTATTCAGAGCAGCCAGAAAACCAAACTCTGTTCGGAAAAATATCTGGACGTACATGTTATCCTGGGTGGACTGGGCATAATTGCACTAAAG AATGTCCAGAAGGGTCGTATGGAATGAACTGTGCCTTTAATTGTAGTATTCATTGTGTATATAAAATGTGTAATCCAAAGTCTGGTAATTGTACCTATGGATGTGAATATGGATGGAGTGGAGTCTTTTGTGACGACGATATTC ttACGCCAGAAGAATTAAAAGAACAAGCTATTATTATGTTTTTCGAATTTATTGGTGGAATAATGGGGTTCTACCTTCTACAAATTGGTATAATAAA ATACCGTTCATTACACTTAGGGTGTTGTTGTTGCTGTATATACTGTCCATGTAATAGAGATAAGCTGGAACGGAAGAGAAGATTAATGAGAAAGTTAAAGGAACAACAAG AATCAACATTTATTGTGGAGATGGAACCACTTAAGGTTCAATGTAATAACAAGTGCTCCTCATCAAGTCAAcgcattgtacatgttgtatga